The following DNA comes from Cheilinus undulatus linkage group 4, ASM1832078v1, whole genome shotgun sequence.
gtttttgcATTCATCTGTGTTGGTATGTGTTGGTTTATTCTCAAATTGGAGTTTGGATTTGACTGGCTGGCCTGTTTTCCCTCACATttcttttcagattaaaaaaatgtttttgtatgcaTGTCTTTTGTGTTACTATTGAGATTtcagtatttatttgtttggtgTATTTTGCAGTTCCataaatttcacatgtatttaCTCATGTCTAAGcaaggtacagtagaacttcaCGCAAAGAAtacctttttagttttaatgctAATTTTATACACAAAGGCATGTGTCCTTTGTTCTGGTagggattttatttcattttacatttgttgaattttaaaaaaggggaaaaaggaaaTGTGTAATGTAAGCACATTGTTTGGTCTTTGGCCCTCGAcctgttcatttgtttgtgttGCTGTATGACCAGTTTAATTGGCTTAGCTTGGGTCAAGTGCATTTTTTGAGTAACTATGTATTGGTGGTAGAGCTGATCGTCTCTCAATTTGTGGATTGAGGGTTTGATCCATGTTGTGACTTGGGCGACACACTTAAGCTTAACCACTGCTGCGTCAGTGATGTGAATATGAATGTGAATGTCAATATGATTTACCAAACATCAACGAAAATTTTGAGTTGTGACAGTCATCAGTTGATCTAGATGATACTTTGATGCAAACTTTAACATCTCCATGTTGTCTTTGAAGCTTTTCAGTTTTGTAGGTAGGTAGgtactttattgtcattgcagaTTTCTACACACCTAAATGTAGTTTGGCAACTCTCATCATTTTAGCAGCATCAGTCAACAgtttataaatgacaaaaacagttgCTCAGAAATTAAAATATCCAGGGCATGGttcaccttgcaaagcagatagatttgccagtctgtcatcagggaaatccatcttgcagttccccagtctgaaacagttgCACCATGTATGAGAACGGACCAGACCAATCAgggtcatttgaggagaacgaaaCGGTAGCTACAGGCTGGTTTAGTTATACTGGAAGCTGATCGCAATGGCTGCAGCCAGTGTAAcctttagctcagatgtagttATATTATAAAGGCAGTTAAATCAGAACTGagacacattttttattaaaaaaaagaagaaagaacagcactgaagcTCTTTTCTtaacctgcttcagcatgagttcaTGTAGTTACAGGCGAGGTTTTGTTGTGCTATAGGTCAGTATttacaatggctgccactggtgtagcagttagcttagatgtagctagAGCATGGcagcatttttatcagaaatggagCAAATTCctttattaaaataagagcaaagagtCAGCAAAGTTCACAATACTTACCAGAACTGGGAATGCCTACTaccactctgattggctcataatgAATATGACAGAACATATGTCCAATAACCATCAGACAATTTTTAGAAAGTCCTGCTCTTCCACAACACTTTGAATGAGAGATTTCCCAGAGGAAAGTGAAATATAATACAGCATATATAGTGGATCTTTGAAACAATCtacctggcatgtcaggttaggtaaTGGTAATTCAAAGTCTGATACaaattttagccctttttttaaaacttttatatCCATGTTGCACCTCTGAACCTTTGTATTGTACAGTTTCTGGTTTTCATCAGTCTGGTTTCTCACCATTGTTATGTAATTATTTACACTATCAAAGTTACAATTACAATGATAATTTAAGTATAATcttgtttaaaatcaaacatagtTAATTTTTGTAGCATTTTAACACCAGTATTGGATATCtggcttaaaaatataaaaatcttaCTTTATCAATCTTTCAAATATCTTGGGGcactgaaagaaacaaaaagtacTACAAAGCTGTGGTTTGTTCAGGGTGTTTAATATACATTATTTGTCACATAACAAATGGTcgggtaaaaaaaaacaaaaaaaaaactctgacaCTAGTCTTTTTTGTAGCTACATTAAAACGATATCCTAAGAATGACCTGACAgacagtaaaataaacattacaaagggaaaaaaacagcccccccccccataacCTGCTTTCATATAACTTTGCTATATacataaaagtatttttatatgGCCATTTTTATATCCATAGTCAGTTGTGTGTTGTGTGGATGTGTTTAAGCTGTTGTCcataaaaaacagctttaaggTGAAAATGTGGTGGTGGTCTCGGTCTCTGTGGCTCCTCCTGAGCTTCTCCTCCTGCCACAGGTGTACCTGAAGAACCTCTCTTGGCTCATGCAGCCAAAGTCCTTCAGCAGCTTTAGCAGGTCATGACGAAACTTCACACCGATAAAGGCATAGACGAAAGGGTTCAGGCAGCACCTGAGGAAGGCAATGCACTGGGTGACATCGATGGCATAGAGGAGACGGTTCTCATAGCCACAGTCTTTCGCTCCTCCTTGTGCTGTTAAAACGGTGATCCAAAATAGGACTATGTTGTACGGCAGTTGGCAGACCACAAAGACAGCAACCACAGTGAGAATCACTTTGATTGCCTTATTCCGTTCAAAGTTACGAGCCTGGCAAAGGGTCTGAACAATACTGCTGTAACAGAAGCTCATGACCAGGAGCGGCAGGGCAAAAGCCAAAACAATCTGACTTGCCTGAAGGCTCACACGGAGCGGGTCAGAATTGCTAGAGTAAGGTGTGCAGGTGTTATTGTTGATGGTTGTGTATGTCATTTCTGGTATGGAGAAGATCAGTGCCAATGCCCAGATGACAGCTGACGACACCTTGCTGAGAAACACTGCCTGGGAACGGTGGCGATGAGCTGAGACTGCCTTGGCAATGGCAAAGTAACGGTCCACACTGATGAGAGACAGAAGGAACATGCTGCTGTAGAAGCTGACCTTGTAAGTTGTGTGCATGGCTTTGCAAACTAAGAGGCCCAGCACCCATTTTGCCATGGAGTTGGCCGCCCAGAAGGGGAGCGACAGAGCAAAGAGAAGGTCTGCGAATGACAGATTGAGCAGGTACACATCTGTCATAGTCTTGAGACGTTTGAAGTAGAGGAAGGTGAAGATGACGAGTAGGTTTCCAACCAGGCCCAGGAagcagatgatggagtagaaaGTTGGCATGAACCAGAGGCGAAATTTGCGATTGGATTCTTTGACGCAGAGCTGAGGAAAGTCATCATAATCCAGACTGGTGTTCAAGCTATAAAAGTAGTACGTCGTTGAATTCTCATCATTCTCAGACAAGCAAAACTGCAAAGACAGATTCAATGTTAGGATGAAAACAATGACCAAGgttttctattcattttttaatatgcTTTGTTTACCCAAGTAATTCATTGTAAGTTTTCTGTAAGTTTTCTTCCAGAGCCCtggctaaaacaacaaaagtatgATGTTTCAAgacaaagaagaagcaaaaaatcaAAAGCAAATAAACTTCTAAACAAGCAGACCAAAAGAAGACTTTCAGGTACAGCTTTACCCCCCACATACTTAGTGAAAATTGTATATTTGTGGGAAAGGCTGGAGTTAGttccttgctttttttttctacctttagCAGAAGATAAGCTTGTAAAAGTTGTCTTagatatttatgtatttataccATATGAAAAAATTGTGTGTTAGTTTTACCTCAATATTGATAAACCATAACAGCACAGCTGGAAGCAGTTTTTGgagatctgaaaaaaaaaaaagtcatttcttTAGAAACCAAGCACTTAAATAGTCTGATTCAGTATCTTTTTATGACATGCtaggggtgcacgataactatcgGCCGATAGTTGTGCggataacaggaaattattacgtcaTTCTTATCGGTCCGATATCATTACGACGAGCccgataacatatatatttttgtcagcacagCAGTGctggcatttgttttctttcacatgTGACTACACGttccgaaacagcaggtggcgctgCAGTACAGACCTGTTATtgaagcaccagagaagaagagaaagtagtagcccctgtgctaaaatgctaacaacgcggtggcgttattcagtatttacggggaggTTAACACAaccgtgtgtgtagaatttgccctgcaaaggtcgcaaagagtagaaagaagtcctcgacggatcttataagtcacttaagagtcatcatcctaacgacgttaaaacgaagcggcagcagccactagcctcagccgcgggcattagcaggcattgaaaactgcagaaagcttgCCAGAGCTAAAAGGCGCAACGTTATAACAAAATCAATCCGACAGTCTCCTGATTcatcgctactttcatagacgtatacctgcctgctctgtttgacgtggtttcatttAGTCTGATCgacgttaggaacagaagtttagccacagaccacggtggactttacattcttaacctaactctgatatgacttatgtcagtgcgtatttttaatctttatgtaaaacatcagcttgctttaattctggcttaagcaaaaagaaaaaaaaaacagacccctaaatatctccatttgttaagcataacagcctgttatcatttggttttatgggtTTCCCCCATAAAACCATGAGAAAAACATGGGTGATATTtgttaaaattagttataaatatctttgctcactacatattaaccccttcttacccccagacgtgcataaacacatcaaataaacgtcttttgttaaatcaacaattgaaaaaaatatatcggTTATTATTGGTTATCGgtcatcaggagtaggaaattatcggttatctgtatcggttcaaaaaaaatagttatcggGCATCACTAACATATGCTATTTAAATCTACAGAATACCCATTGAGGAAGAGATGTTCACTGGTGGTGCAATGATACCAACTGCAATAAAGTAAACAGAATAACTATTAAAAACTATTGGAGTTAAAGTAAAAAGGATGTCAAAAAACTCTAAGTAAACAGAAGACGGTATCTCTACGAAATGCATTGGCACAACAGTACCATAACATAGCTGTACTGACATTACACATTTGTACATTCATATTGATTGCACAGCAGCTTGACATTGGTGTTCCAGAACGTGGATTCACATTGCAGATATGTCTTGTGTTAGCACAATGGGAGAGCGTGGCACAGTGGAAGCCCCACATACAGTACTTTTTGactacattttgaaatcagtaattttacttgtatattttggaggaaGTATTGTACtacactacattttaaaaagcattaagtactgactaaaaaaaatagcaacTTAACGCCAAAACAAGAAGGTCtaagctttctgccaacaacatAAAACTGTACAGTTTTTCAACTACACATTACAGTCAGAGCACAGAGCCAGAGAGTGATTCCACATTATATCCCAAAACAGTTGTTGCATTTCACTTTATCAAAAAGGTGTGACTCAACATGAACAACCTGTTTGGACATCCATATTCTCACGTTGTTATTGCCGATAAAGAGAGGTCATATCTTTCCGAACAACTCCTCAGTGGTTACTCAGTACTTTGAATcaagtttgttattttttaattgtattattGATGTC
Coding sequences within:
- the ccr7 gene encoding C-C chemokine receptor type 7 isoform X2, translated to MPTFYSIICFLGLVGNLLVIFTFLYFKRLKTMTDVYLLNLSFADLLFALSLPFWAANSMAKWVLGLLVCKAMHTTYKVSFYSSMFLLSLISVDRYFAIAKAVSAHRHRSQAVFLSKVSSAVIWALALIFSIPEMTYTTINNNTCTPYSSNSDPLRVSLQASQIVLAFALPLLVMSFCYSSIVQTLCQARNFERNKAIKVILTVVAVFVVCQLPYNIVLFWITVLTAQGGAKDCGYENRLLYAIDVTQCIAFLRCCLNPFVYAFIGVKFRHDLLKLLKDFGCMSQERFFRYTCGRRRSSGGATETETTTTFSP
- the ccr7 gene encoding C-C chemokine receptor type 7 isoform X1; this encodes MTPLSDLQKLLPAVLLWFINIEFCLSENDENSTTYYFYSLNTSLDYDDFPQLCVKESNRKFRLWFMPTFYSIICFLGLVGNLLVIFTFLYFKRLKTMTDVYLLNLSFADLLFALSLPFWAANSMAKWVLGLLVCKAMHTTYKVSFYSSMFLLSLISVDRYFAIAKAVSAHRHRSQAVFLSKVSSAVIWALALIFSIPEMTYTTINNNTCTPYSSNSDPLRVSLQASQIVLAFALPLLVMSFCYSSIVQTLCQARNFERNKAIKVILTVVAVFVVCQLPYNIVLFWITVLTAQGGAKDCGYENRLLYAIDVTQCIAFLRCCLNPFVYAFIGVKFRHDLLKLLKDFGCMSQERFFRYTCGRRRSSGGATETETTTTFSP